A portion of the Algisphaera agarilytica genome contains these proteins:
- the hslV gene encoding ATP-dependent protease subunit HslV, with protein MSKKRNSETRPEIRSTTVLSVRRATPSGGMGVAIAGDGQVTMQNVVAKADAVKVRKLAGLGAEGAGVLVGFAGAAADAFALLERFEATLKETPANVKKAAVELAKQWRTDRALRRLESLLVVADLEVSLLVSGTGDVIEPSDGVIGIGSGGAYATAAARALLTHTEQSAADICLHGLQTAGELCIYSNTNITLLELGG; from the coding sequence ATGAGCAAGAAACGAAACAGCGAGACCCGGCCCGAGATCCGATCGACGACGGTGTTGTCCGTCCGCCGGGCGACCCCTTCCGGGGGGATGGGCGTTGCGATCGCGGGGGACGGGCAGGTGACGATGCAGAACGTGGTCGCCAAGGCGGACGCGGTGAAGGTGCGCAAGCTCGCGGGCCTGGGGGCCGAGGGGGCGGGCGTGCTGGTGGGCTTTGCCGGGGCGGCGGCCGACGCGTTTGCCTTGCTCGAGCGGTTCGAAGCGACGCTGAAGGAGACGCCGGCGAACGTGAAGAAGGCGGCGGTGGAGTTGGCCAAGCAGTGGCGGACGGATCGGGCGCTGCGTCGGCTGGAGAGCCTGCTGGTCGTGGCGGACCTGGAGGTGAGTCTGTTGGTATCGGGCACGGGAGACGTGATCGAGCCGAGCGACGGCGTCATCGGCATCGGGTCCGGCGGGGCCTACGCCACCGCGGCGGCGAGGGCGCTGCTGACGCATACCGAGCAATCGGCAGCGGATATTTGCCTTCATGGCCTCCAGACCGCCGGAGAATTGTGCATCTATTCGAACACGAACATCACCCTCTTGGAGTTGGGCGGATGA
- a CDS encoding Spy/CpxP family protein refolding chaperone, producing the protein MERKNLKFSLIAVLAVVMCAGLANAQPAGGDDDNGPKERQRERGERAERGERGERGERAERGERGERGEKGERGKRGQRGGQEVLKGLDLSDDQKEAIKGILKGKQEEGRAIREEMKEARESGDQEAMKAAMEKIQAMRDEMHEAVRGELNAEQQATFDENLAKLKEKAAERKGKGKGGAEGKNGKKGGEGGPEGKNGKKRGGNDGGEDKV; encoded by the coding sequence ATGGAACGCAAAAACCTCAAATTCAGCCTGATCGCGGTACTGGCCGTGGTGATGTGTGCCGGATTGGCCAACGCCCAACCGGCTGGCGGCGACGACGACAACGGCCCCAAAGAACGTCAACGTGAACGCGGCGAGCGAGCCGAACGCGGTGAACGGGGCGAGCGCGGCGAACGAGCCGAGCGTGGCGAACGCGGAGAACGCGGCGAGAAAGGCGAACGCGGCAAGCGTGGCCAACGCGGCGGCCAGGAAGTCCTCAAGGGCCTCGACCTCTCCGACGACCAAAAAGAAGCCATCAAGGGCATCCTGAAAGGCAAGCAGGAAGAAGGCCGGGCGATCCGCGAAGAGATGAAGGAAGCCCGCGAGTCTGGCGACCAGGAAGCCATGAAGGCCGCCATGGAAAAAATCCAAGCCATGCGTGACGAGATGCACGAAGCCGTCCGCGGTGAACTCAACGCCGAGCAACAAGCGACGTTCGATGAGAACCTCGCCAAGCTGAAAGAAAAAGCCGCCGAACGCAAAGGCAAGGGCAAAGGCGGTGCCGAAGGCAAGAATGGCAAGAAAGGCGGCGAAGGCGGCCCCGAAGGCAAGAACGGGAAGAAACGCGGCGGCAACGACGGCGGCGAAGACAAGGTCTGA
- the rsmH gene encoding 16S rRNA (cytosine(1402)-N(4))-methyltransferase RsmH: MDESEVGHVSVLLDEVLGLLAPQPGEVVCDGTLGRGGHAAAMIPLMSGGTYLGMDLDGGNLNFARERLGPIAEAHGVRLIAVQGNFAGMRSAMDTHGIAGADGLLADLGFASNQMDNPARGLSFMGDGPLDMRLSPGTSPAPGSAAGSATASGNSPESAAGEWADGGYPRGTAAELVNTLPEQDLADVIYRFGEERLSRRIARKIVEKRAESPILTTGELAEICRRAYGPAAGKSKIHPATRTFQGLRIAVNGELDALDGLLRGMMGLLNPGGRAGIISFHSLEDRPVKQAFLKFQQDGQAERLTRKPLTAGPEELARNPRSRSAKLRGIRKTPPA; encoded by the coding sequence ATGGATGAATCGGAAGTCGGCCATGTCTCGGTGTTGTTGGATGAGGTGTTGGGGTTGCTTGCGCCGCAGCCCGGGGAGGTGGTGTGTGACGGGACGCTGGGGCGTGGGGGGCACGCGGCGGCGATGATTCCGTTGATGAGCGGGGGGACGTATCTGGGGATGGACCTGGATGGGGGAAACCTGAACTTCGCGCGGGAACGGCTCGGGCCAATCGCCGAGGCGCACGGCGTGCGGCTGATCGCGGTTCAAGGCAACTTTGCGGGGATGAGGTCGGCGATGGACACCCACGGGATCGCGGGGGCGGACGGCTTGCTGGCGGACCTGGGGTTTGCCTCGAACCAGATGGACAACCCGGCGCGGGGGCTGTCGTTCATGGGCGACGGGCCGCTCGACATGCGGCTTTCCCCCGGAACCTCCCCCGCCCCCGGAAGTGCCGCCGGAAGCGCTACCGCCTCGGGAAATAGCCCTGAAAGCGCTGCGGGCGAGTGGGCGGACGGCGGCTATCCGCGCGGCACGGCGGCGGAACTGGTCAACACGTTGCCCGAGCAGGACTTGGCGGATGTGATCTACCGCTTCGGCGAAGAACGGCTCTCCCGCCGGATCGCCCGAAAGATTGTCGAAAAGCGAGCGGAATCACCGATTTTGACTACTGGTGAACTCGCGGAGATCTGCCGTCGGGCGTACGGCCCGGCAGCGGGGAAATCGAAGATTCACCCCGCGACGCGGACCTTCCAGGGGCTGCGGATCGCGGTGAACGGTGAGCTGGATGCGCTCGATGGATTGCTGCGAGGAATGATGGGTTTGCTGAATCCCGGGGGACGGGCCGGGATCATCAGCTTCCACTCGTTGGAAGACCGGCCGGTGAAGCAGGCGTTTCTGAAGTTTCAGCAGGACGGTCAAGCAGAACGGCTGACCCGCAAGCCGCTCACCGCGGGCCCCGAAGAGCTGGCCCGCAACCCGCGCAGCCGATCCGCGAAGCTCCGCGGCATCCGCAAGACTCCGCCCGCGTGA
- a CDS encoding nucleoside hydrolase-like domain-containing protein, whose product MPTMDDIMLAPRSRRPRRFLLLPSLLAALVLSALTSGWTDAQPIKPNIWVYSDLTDPRNQRDGGHPKGDPDDLASLASLLLSADRFHIESIVVGSGSFPEISNPVEMIEDIFVPAYEAHLQGLADPDHPYQPEIQFQWSSVTSAGRVNKFQKSRSYEDLSDFETVSSLVEYATDHEVYVLVWGALTEPAILVKHLQTTGNRAALDNITIVSHWSKSYVMSMHQEELKTDPFAVTNCRMDRDACMYVHEQAAQGNVKLVQLGSVGQTGIVDGSINYPRIQAFAENPLGQIFMSAKSYNNKQDQSDAATYWVFASDLGFDLKRYPTNGDLTRAMEEQRIEKFKALAPAVMDNLLDRAQASEAEPFPDSFVADYFTYAYYRWGHYAVYVPAAVPYRILSPDGEVLLEGEFKQWRNPVDLPKQPQGHYRVELLFPDKTVVKPL is encoded by the coding sequence ATGCCGACAATGGATGACATCATGCTCGCCCCGCGCTCGCGGAGGCCTCGCCGTTTTCTTCTGCTGCCATCTCTTCTTGCCGCACTGGTGCTGTCGGCGTTGACCAGCGGGTGGACCGATGCACAGCCCATCAAGCCCAACATCTGGGTGTACTCCGACCTCACCGACCCGAGGAACCAGCGGGACGGCGGGCACCCGAAGGGCGACCCGGACGACCTCGCCTCGCTGGCGAGCCTCCTGCTCTCGGCCGACCGGTTCCACATCGAGTCGATCGTGGTCGGGTCGGGCTCGTTCCCCGAGATCAGCAACCCCGTCGAGATGATCGAGGACATCTTCGTCCCGGCATACGAGGCGCACCTCCAGGGACTGGCTGATCCCGACCACCCATACCAACCGGAAATCCAATTCCAGTGGTCCTCGGTCACCAGCGCGGGCCGAGTCAACAAGTTCCAGAAGAGTCGGAGCTACGAAGACCTCAGCGATTTCGAGACGGTGTCGTCGCTGGTTGAATATGCAACCGACCACGAGGTGTACGTTCTGGTCTGGGGCGCGTTGACCGAGCCCGCCATTTTGGTGAAGCACCTCCAAACCACCGGGAACCGCGCGGCGCTCGACAACATCACCATCGTCTCGCACTGGAGCAAGTCTTATGTCATGTCCATGCACCAGGAAGAGCTCAAGACCGACCCGTTCGCGGTGACGAACTGCCGGATGGACCGCGACGCCTGCATGTACGTGCACGAGCAGGCGGCCCAGGGCAATGTCAAGCTGGTCCAGCTGGGTTCGGTCGGCCAGACGGGCATCGTCGACGGCTCGATCAACTACCCGCGTATCCAGGCGTTTGCCGAGAACCCGCTCGGCCAGATCTTCATGAGCGCCAAGAGCTACAACAACAAACAAGACCAAAGCGACGCCGCCACGTATTGGGTTTTTGCTTCGGACCTTGGTTTTGACCTCAAGCGCTACCCGACCAACGGCGACCTGACCCGGGCGATGGAAGAACAGCGGATCGAAAAGTTCAAGGCGTTGGCTCCCGCGGTCATGGACAACTTGCTTGACCGCGCCCAAGCGTCGGAGGCCGAGCCGTTTCCCGATTCGTTCGTCGCCGATTACTTCACCTACGCCTACTACCGCTGGGGCCACTACGCGGTTTACGTCCCCGCCGCGGTGCCCTACCGCATCCTCTCGCCCGACGGCGAGGTCCTGCTCGAAGGCGAGTTCAAGCAGTGGCGCAACCCGGTGGACCTGCCCAAGCAGCCCCAGGGGCACTACCGCGTCGAGTTGTTGTTCCCGGACAAGACCGTTGTGAAGCCGCTGTAG
- a CDS encoding LysM peptidoglycan-binding domain-containing protein: MAQETKVGLLIGLALILLVGLVLSDLFTTGSPESAEASSNAATEFGREAQAGIYDAQEQSPIRPAIRQSEFDRMPGFAAEPAQDYHTPSTNPPVESWSPPKPSTPGPASPSLPGLTHEPPLPDLDTLEANNDAVAQFQRSFEAMRLAVQNPDQPESDPTAFNQELSRMSQLPAQIEPIPAVPSAVAGGTTYIHYVQAGQTLAEIARQHYGNPEFAAAIAQTNPTKVDREGQVRAGARLEIPPLGSPVFSRLFQPVHEEHAIKVDGVIPALPDRPAGPTVEVASSNVKEIEVQPGDTLSELASEHLGTSKRWRELIEANRDQLETAADLRSGMTLRLPEGSASVAATQTKTDTPSRAVTPTVSQKKATPRTTYTVQAGDNLTRIAARELGDGERWDDLLEANRDQLESPELLQVGMVLKLPTASVRPAESAKPTATSEIRKPKAETPKTYTVQSGDNLTRIAARELGDGDRWRELFEANADQLDSPNDLFAGQTLRLP; the protein is encoded by the coding sequence ATGGCTCAAGAAACCAAAGTCGGACTCCTCATCGGTCTCGCCCTGATCCTTCTGGTCGGGCTGGTGCTTTCTGATCTGTTCACCACCGGCTCGCCCGAGTCGGCCGAGGCCAGCAGCAACGCGGCGACCGAGTTCGGCCGGGAAGCGCAGGCGGGCATCTACGACGCCCAAGAACAATCGCCGATCCGCCCCGCGATCCGCCAGAGCGAGTTCGACCGCATGCCCGGCTTCGCCGCCGAGCCCGCCCAGGACTACCACACGCCCTCGACCAACCCGCCGGTGGAAAGCTGGTCGCCGCCGAAGCCGAGCACGCCCGGCCCGGCTTCGCCGTCGCTGCCCGGCCTGACCCACGAGCCGCCGCTGCCCGACCTCGACACGCTCGAAGCGAACAACGATGCCGTCGCCCAGTTCCAGCGATCATTCGAGGCGATGCGTCTGGCGGTGCAGAACCCCGACCAGCCCGAGTCGGACCCGACAGCGTTCAATCAAGAGCTTTCGCGCATGTCGCAATTGCCAGCCCAGATTGAACCTATTCCTGCGGTGCCGTCGGCGGTGGCGGGCGGAACGACCTACATCCACTACGTCCAGGCGGGCCAAACCCTCGCCGAGATCGCCCGGCAGCACTACGGCAACCCCGAGTTTGCCGCCGCCATCGCCCAGACCAACCCGACCAAGGTCGACCGCGAAGGCCAAGTGCGTGCGGGTGCTCGTTTGGAAATCCCGCCGCTGGGTTCGCCGGTGTTCAGCCGGCTGTTCCAGCCGGTGCACGAAGAGCACGCGATCAAGGTGGACGGAGTCATCCCGGCGTTGCCCGATCGTCCGGCGGGCCCCACCGTTGAGGTGGCGTCTTCGAACGTGAAGGAAATCGAAGTCCAGCCCGGCGACACGCTCAGCGAGCTGGCGTCGGAACACCTGGGCACGTCCAAGCGTTGGCGTGAGCTGATCGAGGCCAACCGTGATCAACTGGAAACCGCCGCGGACCTGCGTTCGGGGATGACGCTTCGGCTGCCGGAGGGATCTGCTTCGGTGGCGGCAACGCAAACGAAGACGGACACGCCGAGCCGTGCGGTGACGCCCACCGTGTCGCAGAAGAAGGCAACGCCTCGCACGACGTACACCGTGCAAGCCGGCGACAACCTCACCCGTATCGCGGCCCGTGAACTGGGCGACGGCGAACGCTGGGACGACCTGCTCGAAGCCAACCGCGATCAGCTGGAAAGCCCCGAGCTCCTGCAGGTCGGCATGGTGCTGAAGCTGCCCACCGCTTCGGTCCGCCCCGCCGAGTCGGCCAAGCCTACTGCGACTTCCGAAATCCGTAAGCCGAAAGCCGAAACCCCCAAGACCTACACCGTGCAATCGGGCGACAACCTCACCCGCATCGCCGCCCGCGAGCTCGGCGACGGCGATCGTTGGCGTGAACTCTTCGAAGCCAACGCCGACCAACTCGACAGCCCCAACGATTTGTTCGCGGGCCAGACGCTGCGTCTCCCGTAA
- a CDS encoding dihydroorotase, producing MSQDSSANAPRLTIQNGRLIDPAAGIDQVTDLVLEHGKVISVGKVDSPEGEVIDASGMIVSPGLIDPHVHFREPGGEHKETIATGAASAINGGFTTVCVMPNTTPTLDDDGRVEFVHRQAERAGLCNVFVVGAATKGRDGKELAEIGLMSKAGAVAFSDDGCAVASAGVMAKALTYVAMTGKVFMQHCEDPELGGGAMNAGTLATKMGLPGWPRVAEELTLQRDIQLCKAQNYACRYHAQHMTTAWGVEILRRARADAKAAGHEDVLTGEASPHHLLLTEDACEGYNTNAKMNPPLRQQSDIDALKAGIADGTITVLATDHAPHTAEEKSLEFVAAPYGIVGLDCALPLYIKALVEPGVIDWPKLIELLTINPAKLCNLDGKGTLAVGSDADVTIIDPDHEWTIDVDAFASKARNCPFDGWAVKGKARDVIVGGKVITLD from the coding sequence ATGTCACAAGATTCTTCCGCCAACGCCCCCCGACTCACGATTCAAAACGGCCGACTCATCGACCCCGCCGCGGGCATCGACCAGGTCACCGACCTCGTCCTCGAACACGGCAAAGTCATCTCGGTCGGCAAAGTCGACTCGCCCGAAGGCGAAGTCATCGACGCCTCGGGCATGATCGTCTCGCCCGGCCTGATCGACCCCCACGTCCACTTCCGGGAGCCCGGCGGCGAGCACAAGGAAACCATCGCGACCGGCGCAGCCTCGGCGATCAACGGCGGGTTCACCACCGTCTGCGTCATGCCCAACACCACCCCCACGCTCGACGACGACGGCCGGGTGGAGTTCGTGCATCGTCAGGCCGAGCGGGCCGGGCTGTGCAACGTGTTTGTCGTCGGTGCCGCGACCAAGGGCCGAGACGGCAAGGAGCTCGCGGAGATCGGGCTGATGTCCAAGGCCGGGGCCGTGGCGTTTTCCGATGACGGCTGTGCCGTGGCTTCGGCGGGCGTGATGGCCAAGGCGCTGACCTACGTCGCGATGACCGGCAAGGTGTTCATGCAGCACTGCGAAGACCCCGAGCTCGGCGGCGGCGCGATGAACGCCGGCACCCTCGCCACCAAGATGGGCCTGCCGGGTTGGCCACGTGTCGCCGAAGAGCTGACGCTGCAGCGTGACATCCAGCTGTGCAAAGCGCAGAACTACGCCTGCCGTTACCACGCCCAGCACATGACCACCGCTTGGGGCGTCGAGATCCTCCGCCGCGCCCGCGCCGATGCCAAGGCCGCGGGCCACGAGGATGTGCTCACCGGCGAGGCCAGCCCGCACCACCTGCTGCTCACCGAAGACGCCTGCGAGGGCTACAACACCAACGCGAAGATGAACCCCCCGCTGCGGCAGCAGTCGGACATCGATGCGCTCAAGGCCGGCATCGCCGACGGCACGATCACCGTCCTCGCGACCGACCACGCCCCGCACACGGCTGAGGAAAAATCGCTCGAGTTCGTCGCGGCGCCCTACGGCATCGTCGGCCTCGACTGTGCCCTGCCGCTCTACATCAAGGCCCTCGTTGAGCCCGGCGTTATCGATTGGCCCAAGCTCATCGAACTGCTCACCATCAACCCCGCCAAGCTCTGCAACCTCGACGGCAAGGGCACCCTGGCCGTGGGCAGCGACGCAGACGTGACGATCATCGACCCGGATCACGAATGGACCATCGACGTCGACGCCTTCGCCTCCAAGGCCCGCAACTGCCCCTTTGATGGCTGGGCGGTCAAAGGCAAAGCCCGCGATGTGATCGTGGGCGGCAAGGTCATCACGCTCGACTAA
- a CDS encoding Mrp/NBP35 family ATP-binding protein — MAGTKEQVVSALREIEDPELRRDIVGLNMVQSVEVETGRATVGIKLPRRAGRFKEQFRAEAVEKITALGLEPEVSFSIELAGGATPEAGGTDASASNNPLPNVKHIIAVGAGKGGVGKSTVSVNLAVGLARAGAKVGLMDGDIYGPSLPTMLGTDRYQVKTISKMIVPFELHGIKAMTIGALVEDDKPLIWRGPMAHGAFQQLATQTDWGELDYLIIDLPPGTGDVPLTMSQLLPLTGAIVVCTPQKVAQDDAKRAIQMFRQLNVEVLGLVENMSYFIGDDGKEYDLFGKGGAEMLAQQAGVPFLGAVPINMNLRRNGDAGDPTANYTGDDQLAKELDALTRAAVHHVSVHVMSGAAAGPTLTIS, encoded by the coding sequence ATGGCCGGAACCAAAGAACAAGTCGTCAGTGCCCTGCGTGAGATCGAAGACCCAGAACTCCGTCGGGATATCGTAGGGCTGAATATGGTCCAGAGCGTCGAGGTCGAGACCGGCCGGGCGACGGTGGGGATCAAGCTGCCGCGGCGGGCGGGGCGGTTCAAGGAGCAGTTCCGGGCCGAGGCGGTGGAGAAGATCACGGCATTGGGGCTGGAGCCGGAGGTGTCGTTTTCGATCGAATTGGCCGGGGGCGCGACGCCTGAGGCAGGCGGCACCGATGCGTCGGCGAGCAACAACCCGCTGCCGAACGTGAAGCACATCATCGCCGTGGGGGCGGGCAAGGGCGGGGTGGGCAAATCCACGGTGTCGGTGAATCTGGCGGTCGGGTTGGCCCGGGCTGGTGCGAAGGTGGGGCTGATGGACGGGGACATCTACGGCCCGTCGCTGCCGACCATGCTGGGCACCGATCGGTATCAGGTGAAGACGATCAGCAAGATGATCGTGCCCTTCGAGTTGCACGGCATCAAGGCGATGACCATCGGGGCGCTGGTCGAAGACGACAAGCCGCTGATCTGGCGTGGCCCGATGGCGCACGGCGCGTTCCAACAGCTCGCGACCCAGACCGACTGGGGCGAGCTGGACTACCTGATCATCGACCTGCCGCCCGGCACCGGCGACGTGCCGCTGACCATGTCGCAGCTGCTGCCGCTGACCGGGGCGATCGTGGTCTGCACCCCGCAGAAGGTCGCACAGGACGACGCGAAGCGGGCGATCCAGATGTTCCGCCAGCTCAACGTCGAGGTGCTCGGGCTGGTGGAGAACATGAGCTACTTCATCGGGGACGATGGCAAGGAATACGACCTGTTCGGCAAGGGCGGGGCGGAGATGCTGGCCCAGCAGGCGGGCGTGCCGTTCCTCGGGGCGGTGCCGATCAACATGAACCTGCGCCGCAACGGCGACGCGGGCGACCCCACCGCCAACTACACCGGCGACGACCAGCTCGCCAAGGAGCTCGACGCCCTGACCCGGGCTGCGGTGCACCACGTCAGCGTCCACGTCATGAGCGGCGCGGCGGCGGGCCCGACGTTGACCATTTCCTGA
- a CDS encoding ABC transporter ATP-binding protein — protein MSMIQTINLTKRYGELMALSNLNLTIEQGQCFGFIGPNGAGKTTTIKILATLLKPTWGEARVDGLSVGPVNARQVRSMIGYVPDFFGSYDDMVVKEYLSFFAASYGITGDHRKQVIGDVLDLTDLAYKADAEVNSLSRGMQQRLSVARVLLHDPKVLLLDEPASGLDPRARIEMRELLKELHLMGKTILISSHILLEMADLCNVVGIIEQGELKFTGTMDEIIERARTMGGGGRVLTVAVASKTAQAAALLQQAPGIEKVEAVNSHLRVSLSPDAPNAHDAAPRIASALVQQGFALTRLEEEQVNLETAFMRLTKGLVQ, from the coding sequence ATGAGTATGATCCAAACCATCAACCTGACCAAGCGCTACGGCGAGTTGATGGCGCTGTCGAACCTCAACCTCACGATCGAGCAGGGCCAGTGCTTTGGGTTCATCGGGCCCAACGGCGCGGGCAAGACCACGACGATCAAGATCCTCGCCACGCTGCTCAAGCCCACCTGGGGCGAGGCCCGCGTGGACGGGTTGTCCGTCGGCCCGGTCAACGCCCGGCAGGTCCGCTCGATGATCGGCTACGTGCCCGACTTCTTCGGCAGCTACGACGACATGGTCGTCAAGGAATACCTCTCGTTCTTCGCGGCGAGCTACGGCATCACCGGCGACCACCGCAAACAAGTCATCGGCGACGTGCTCGACCTGACCGACCTGGCGTACAAAGCCGACGCCGAGGTCAACTCGCTGTCGCGCGGCATGCAGCAGCGGTTGTCGGTCGCCCGTGTGCTGCTGCACGACCCGAAGGTGCTCTTGCTCGACGAGCCTGCGTCCGGTCTGGACCCACGGGCGCGGATCGAGATGCGTGAGCTGCTCAAAGAGCTACACCTCATGGGCAAGACGATTTTGATCAGCTCGCACATCCTGCTGGAGATGGCCGACCTGTGTAACGTCGTGGGCATCATCGAGCAGGGCGAGCTCAAATTCACCGGCACGATGGACGAGATCATCGAGCGGGCCCGCACCATGGGCGGCGGCGGCCGGGTGCTGACCGTGGCGGTGGCGAGCAAGACGGCTCAGGCCGCGGCACTGCTGCAGCAAGCGCCAGGGATCGAGAAGGTTGAAGCGGTGAACAGTCACCTGCGGGTGAGCTTGTCGCCCGATGCGCCCAACGCCCACGACGCGGCGCCGCGTATCGCTTCGGCGCTGGTGCAGCAGGGCTTTGCCCTGACTCGTCTCGAAGAAGAACAGGTCAACCTCGAGACCGCGTTCATGCGGCTGACCAAGGGCCTGGTGCAGTAG
- a CDS encoding sulfatase family protein, whose protein sequence is MMHQRLALLSCCLAAVAIALGGCSLRSVETPGAPKETRPNVIIILADDLGIGDVSAYNKNSAWQTPHIDRLAARGMSFSDAHTSSSICTPTRYSIMTGRYNWRSTLKKAGLNGYSPPLIEGERLTIAELFSDAGYDTAMVGKWHLGWDWRYVEGATDQFDVKTRQRIDFSKRIENGPQDHGFAYSYVTAASLSSPPFVWVENSRATQIPDRVSVNYDEKAFWRKGPIAPDFDHARTLDRIINRSVGLIEEKADGQTPFFLYIALTAPHAPIVPTSEWIGKSNASAYGDFVLQVDHGVGQIVDAVVEDDRLQNTLIFFTSDNGQSPRADFENDELPLAGHQGSYIYRGRKFDIFEGGHRVPFIASWPGKIDEGDWSDEVICTTDFMATAAELLGVPLGDETGEDSYSILPALLQQHETRPIREATVHHSSDGRFAIRQAEWKLILWPGSGGWAYPASAEDMEGLPRFQLYNLTSDPGETSNLVDKHPDRVEAMKALLVQYVNEGRSTPGQPQRNDGPATWPELDWMP, encoded by the coding sequence ATGATGCACCAACGCCTGGCTTTGTTGAGTTGCTGCTTGGCGGCAGTCGCCATTGCGTTGGGGGGCTGCAGCCTCCGTAGCGTCGAGACGCCTGGTGCTCCGAAGGAAACCCGGCCCAATGTCATCATCATCCTTGCCGACGACCTCGGCATCGGCGACGTTTCCGCTTACAACAAGAACTCGGCCTGGCAAACCCCGCACATCGATCGACTGGCGGCCCGCGGGATGAGTTTTTCCGATGCCCACACGAGTTCATCCATCTGCACCCCCACACGCTACAGCATCATGACAGGGCGCTACAACTGGCGATCAACCCTCAAAAAAGCTGGATTAAATGGCTATTCCCCCCCGCTGATCGAGGGCGAGCGGCTGACGATCGCCGAGCTTTTTTCGGATGCCGGGTACGACACCGCGATGGTGGGGAAGTGGCACCTGGGGTGGGACTGGAGATACGTCGAAGGGGCAACGGATCAGTTCGACGTCAAGACACGCCAAAGAATTGACTTCAGCAAGCGCATCGAAAACGGTCCTCAAGACCACGGATTCGCGTACAGCTACGTCACCGCGGCATCGCTGTCGTCTCCGCCGTTCGTGTGGGTCGAAAACAGCCGAGCAACTCAGATACCGGACCGGGTGTCCGTGAATTACGACGAGAAGGCGTTTTGGCGCAAAGGGCCGATTGCCCCTGATTTTGATCACGCCCGCACTCTGGATCGCATCATCAATCGATCCGTCGGCTTGATTGAAGAGAAGGCAGACGGCCAGACGCCCTTCTTCCTTTACATTGCGTTGACCGCGCCACACGCCCCCATCGTTCCGACCTCGGAGTGGATCGGGAAAAGCAATGCCTCGGCCTACGGGGATTTTGTGCTGCAAGTCGACCACGGCGTAGGCCAGATCGTGGATGCGGTTGTTGAGGATGATCGATTACAAAACACACTGATTTTCTTCACCAGCGACAACGGCCAATCGCCTCGTGCGGACTTCGAAAACGACGAGTTACCTCTGGCGGGCCATCAGGGGAGCTACATCTACCGAGGCCGGAAGTTCGATATTTTCGAGGGCGGCCACCGAGTCCCGTTTATCGCGAGTTGGCCCGGGAAAATCGATGAAGGTGATTGGTCGGATGAAGTCATCTGCACCACCGATTTCATGGCAACCGCGGCGGAACTATTGGGGGTTCCGCTTGGCGATGAGACGGGCGAGGACAGCTACAGTATCCTCCCCGCTTTGCTGCAGCAGCATGAAACCAGGCCCATCCGTGAAGCTACCGTCCATCATTCCAGCGACGGCCGATTCGCGATCCGCCAAGCTGAATGGAAACTCATCCTTTGGCCTGGTTCAGGCGGCTGGGCATACCCTGCTTCTGCCGAAGACATGGAAGGGTTGCCTCGGTTTCAGCTTTACAACCTGACATCGGACCCGGGCGAAACCTCAAACCTCGTGGACAAGCACCCCGATCGCGTTGAGGCGATGAAGGCGTTGCTCGTCCAATACGTGAATGAGGGGCGGAGCACGCCGGGCCAACCCCAGCGGAACGATGGCCCAGCGACCTGGCCGGAATTGGATTGGATGCCCTGA
- a CDS encoding GrpB family protein codes for MSRIEVVPYDPDWPSVFQRLHDSMWPALAPHALRIEHVGSTSVPGLAAKPIIDMTIVVPSVDELERVIEALAGLGYEHRGDLGVVGREAFRSPEGLPVHHLYACIEGALALRNHVAVRDHLRAHPEAARQYGELKLALAEEHPNDIDAYVAGKTQMLLWILDAAGLDERERKEIASINGGAA; via the coding sequence ATGAGCCGGATTGAGGTTGTGCCATACGACCCAGACTGGCCATCGGTTTTCCAGCGTCTGCACGATTCGATGTGGCCGGCGTTGGCTCCTCACGCTTTGCGAATCGAGCATGTCGGCAGCACCTCGGTGCCGGGGCTGGCCGCGAAGCCGATTATCGATATGACCATCGTGGTGCCCAGCGTGGACGAGTTAGAGCGGGTGATCGAAGCGTTGGCGGGACTGGGCTATGAGCATCGCGGCGATCTCGGGGTAGTGGGGCGTGAGGCATTTCGTTCCCCCGAAGGCTTACCCGTCCACCACCTTTATGCCTGTATCGAGGGGGCTTTGGCCCTGCGCAATCACGTTGCGGTTCGTGACCATTTGCGGGCCCACCCCGAGGCGGCCCGCCAATACGGCGAGCTCAAGTTGGCGTTGGCGGAGGAGCATCCCAACGATATCGATGCCTATGTCGCGGGCAAGACGCAGATGCTGCTGTGGATCCTTGATGCCGCTGGACTTGATGAACGGGAGCGGAAGGAGATCGCGTCGATCAACGGCGGGGCGGCGTGA